Proteins co-encoded in one Euleptes europaea isolate rEulEur1 chromosome 1, rEulEur1.hap1, whole genome shotgun sequence genomic window:
- the GPS1 gene encoding COP9 signalosome complex subunit 1 isoform X1: protein MRDSSVPSSASSSVTDLFCTPRSSRSDLFLPGTSGDFSLSASLSACTLLYEGAVEPMQIDVDPQEDQQNAPDINYVVENPTLDLEQYAASYSGLMRIERLQFIADHCPQLRVEALKMALSFVQRTFNVDVYEEIHRKLTEATRELQNTPDAVPDGGIEPPPLDTAWVEATRKKALLKLEKLDTDLKNYKGNSIKESIRRGHDDLGDHYLDCGDLSNALKCYSRARDYCTSAKHVINMCLNVIKVSVYLQNWSHVLSYVSKAESTPEIAEQRGERDSQTQAILTKLKCAAGLAELAARKYKQAAKCFLLASFDHCDFPELLSPSNVAVYGGLCALATFDRQELQRNVISSSSFKLFLELEPQVRDIIFKFYESKYASCLKMLDEMKDNLLLDMYLAPHVRTLYTQIRNRALIQYFSPYVSADMRKMATAFNTTVAALEDELTQLILEGLINARIDSHSKILYARDVDQRSTTFEKSLLMGKEFQRRAKAMILRAAVLRNQIHVKSPPREGSQGELTPANSQSRMSTNM from the exons ATGAGGGATAGTTCAGTTCCAAGCTCAGCTTCATCGTCAGTGACAGATCTATTCTGCACCCCCCGCAGCAGTAGGTCAGACCTCTTCCTCCCAGGTACATCTGGAGACTTCAGCCTGAGTGCCAGCTTATCAGCCTGTACCCTGCTCTATGAG GGTGCGGTAGAGCCCATGCAGATTGATGTAGACCCACAAGAAGATCAGCAAAATGCACCTGATATCAACTACGTGGTGGAGAACCCAACTCTG GATCTGGAACAGTATGCAGCGAGTTACAGCGGCCTGATGAGAATTGAGCGGCTGCAGTTCATTGCTGACCACTGCCCGCAGCTGCGCGTGGAAGCCCTCAAGATGGCTCTCTCATTTGTCCAAAGAACATTCAATGTTGACGTTTATGAAGAAATTCATCGGAAACTGACTGAAGCCACAAG AGAGCTCCAGAACACACCTGATGCTGTACCGGATGGAGGGATAGAGCCTCCTCCTCTAGACACAGCCTGGGTTGAGGCAACACGCAAAAAAGCTCTTCTCAAGTTGGAAAAGCTGGATACAGATTTAAAGAACTATAAGGGGAATTCAATCAAGGAAAGCATCAG GAGAGGCCATGATGACTTGGGTGATCATTACCTTGATTGTGGAGACCTCAGCAATGCCCTCAAATGTTACTCTCGAGCCCGTGATTATTGCACCAGTGCAAAGCATGTTATTAACATGTGCCTCAATGTTATCAAG GTCAGTGTTTACCTTCAGAATTGGTCCCATGTCCTGAGCTACGTGAGCAAGGCAGAATCTACGCCAGAAATTGCAGAG caacgAGGAGAACGTGACAGCCAGACACAGGCAATCCTCACCAAATTGAAGTGTGCTGCAG GCTTGGCTGAGCTAGCTGCCCGGAAATACAAGCAGGCAGCAAAGTGCTTCCTCTTGGCCTCGTTTGATCACTGTGACTTCCCCGAG cTGCTGTCTCCTAGCAACGTAGCTGTGTATGGTGGCCTGTGTGCACTAGCTACCTTTGACCGTCAGGAACTGCAACGCAATGTCATCTCCAGTAG TTCGTTTAAACTGTTCTTGGAGCTGGAACCGCAGGTGCGTGACATCATCTTCAAGTTCTATGAATCCAAATATGCCTCATGTCTCAAGATGCTGGATGAGATGAAG GATAACCTGCTACTGGATATGTACCTGGCACCTCATGTGAGAACACTGTACACGCAGATCCGGAACCGGGCCCTCATCCAG TATTTCAGCCCGTATGTGTCGGCAGACATGCGCAAGATGGCCACTGCATTCAACACCACAGTGGCAGCTCTGGAAGATGAGCTCACTCAGCTGATCCTGGAAGGGCTGATTAACGCCAGAATAGACTCTCACAGCAAG ATTTTGTACGCACGAGATGTTGATCAGCGCAGCACCACCTTTGAAAAGTCTTTGCTGATGGGGAAGGAATTTCAGCGCCGCGCCAAAGCTATGATCCTGCGAGCAGCTGTCCTACGTAACCAGATCCATGTGAAG TCTCCTCCTAGAGAAGGAAGCCAAGGAGAACTCACTCCAGCGAACAGCCAGTCCCGAATGAGCACCAATATGTaa
- the GPS1 gene encoding COP9 signalosome complex subunit 1 isoform X2, translating into MPLPVQVFNLQGAVEPMQIDVDPQEDQQNAPDINYVVENPTLDLEQYAASYSGLMRIERLQFIADHCPQLRVEALKMALSFVQRTFNVDVYEEIHRKLTEATRELQNTPDAVPDGGIEPPPLDTAWVEATRKKALLKLEKLDTDLKNYKGNSIKESIRRGHDDLGDHYLDCGDLSNALKCYSRARDYCTSAKHVINMCLNVIKVSVYLQNWSHVLSYVSKAESTPEIAEQRGERDSQTQAILTKLKCAAGLAELAARKYKQAAKCFLLASFDHCDFPELLSPSNVAVYGGLCALATFDRQELQRNVISSSSFKLFLELEPQVRDIIFKFYESKYASCLKMLDEMKDNLLLDMYLAPHVRTLYTQIRNRALIQYFSPYVSADMRKMATAFNTTVAALEDELTQLILEGLINARIDSHSKILYARDVDQRSTTFEKSLLMGKEFQRRAKAMILRAAVLRNQIHVKSPPREGSQGELTPANSQSRMSTNM; encoded by the exons GGTGCGGTAGAGCCCATGCAGATTGATGTAGACCCACAAGAAGATCAGCAAAATGCACCTGATATCAACTACGTGGTGGAGAACCCAACTCTG GATCTGGAACAGTATGCAGCGAGTTACAGCGGCCTGATGAGAATTGAGCGGCTGCAGTTCATTGCTGACCACTGCCCGCAGCTGCGCGTGGAAGCCCTCAAGATGGCTCTCTCATTTGTCCAAAGAACATTCAATGTTGACGTTTATGAAGAAATTCATCGGAAACTGACTGAAGCCACAAG AGAGCTCCAGAACACACCTGATGCTGTACCGGATGGAGGGATAGAGCCTCCTCCTCTAGACACAGCCTGGGTTGAGGCAACACGCAAAAAAGCTCTTCTCAAGTTGGAAAAGCTGGATACAGATTTAAAGAACTATAAGGGGAATTCAATCAAGGAAAGCATCAG GAGAGGCCATGATGACTTGGGTGATCATTACCTTGATTGTGGAGACCTCAGCAATGCCCTCAAATGTTACTCTCGAGCCCGTGATTATTGCACCAGTGCAAAGCATGTTATTAACATGTGCCTCAATGTTATCAAG GTCAGTGTTTACCTTCAGAATTGGTCCCATGTCCTGAGCTACGTGAGCAAGGCAGAATCTACGCCAGAAATTGCAGAG caacgAGGAGAACGTGACAGCCAGACACAGGCAATCCTCACCAAATTGAAGTGTGCTGCAG GCTTGGCTGAGCTAGCTGCCCGGAAATACAAGCAGGCAGCAAAGTGCTTCCTCTTGGCCTCGTTTGATCACTGTGACTTCCCCGAG cTGCTGTCTCCTAGCAACGTAGCTGTGTATGGTGGCCTGTGTGCACTAGCTACCTTTGACCGTCAGGAACTGCAACGCAATGTCATCTCCAGTAG TTCGTTTAAACTGTTCTTGGAGCTGGAACCGCAGGTGCGTGACATCATCTTCAAGTTCTATGAATCCAAATATGCCTCATGTCTCAAGATGCTGGATGAGATGAAG GATAACCTGCTACTGGATATGTACCTGGCACCTCATGTGAGAACACTGTACACGCAGATCCGGAACCGGGCCCTCATCCAG TATTTCAGCCCGTATGTGTCGGCAGACATGCGCAAGATGGCCACTGCATTCAACACCACAGTGGCAGCTCTGGAAGATGAGCTCACTCAGCTGATCCTGGAAGGGCTGATTAACGCCAGAATAGACTCTCACAGCAAG ATTTTGTACGCACGAGATGTTGATCAGCGCAGCACCACCTTTGAAAAGTCTTTGCTGATGGGGAAGGAATTTCAGCGCCGCGCCAAAGCTATGATCCTGCGAGCAGCTGTCCTACGTAACCAGATCCATGTGAAG TCTCCTCCTAGAGAAGGAAGCCAAGGAGAACTCACTCCAGCGAACAGCCAGTCCCGAATGAGCACCAATATGTaa